The Micromonospora sp. Llam0 genome includes a window with the following:
- a CDS encoding lytic polysaccharide monooxygenase, translated as MRRRILLPLLATGTILGTLLVATPASAHGYISYPPSRQAMCAQGRVAGCGPIVWEPQSVEGPKGQRNCHGGVSRFAILNDDGVNWPATAVGGSVTFTWTLTARHATSTWEYYVGDTRIAVFDDGGRQPDATVSHHVSLGGRTGRQKVLAIWNVADTAMAFYSCVDVQIGGGPGPSPTPPPPSPTPPPPTTAPPTTAPPTTAPPTTAPPSQPGGTWAAGTTYQVGAVVSYAGVGYRCRQAHTALTGWEPPNVPALWQRL; from the coding sequence ATGCGACGACGGATCCTCCTGCCCCTGCTCGCCACCGGCACCATTCTCGGCACCCTGCTGGTCGCCACCCCGGCCAGCGCACACGGCTACATCTCCTACCCACCCAGCCGACAGGCGATGTGCGCGCAGGGGCGGGTCGCCGGCTGCGGCCCGATCGTATGGGAGCCACAGAGCGTCGAAGGCCCCAAGGGGCAGCGCAACTGCCACGGCGGGGTGAGCCGGTTCGCCATCCTCAACGACGACGGCGTCAACTGGCCGGCCACAGCGGTCGGCGGGTCGGTCACCTTCACCTGGACGCTGACCGCCCGACACGCCACCAGCACCTGGGAGTACTACGTCGGCGACACGCGGATCGCGGTGTTCGACGACGGCGGCCGGCAGCCCGACGCCACCGTCTCGCACCACGTGAGTCTCGGTGGCCGCACCGGCCGGCAGAAGGTGCTGGCGATCTGGAACGTCGCCGACACCGCGATGGCCTTCTACTCCTGTGTGGACGTCCAGATCGGTGGGGGTCCCGGCCCGTCGCCGACCCCACCACCCCCGTCACCCACCCCACCGCCACCGACCACCGCACCACCGACCACCGCACCGCCGACCACCGCACCGCCGACCACCGCACCGCCCAGCCAGCCCGGCGGCACCTGGGCCGCCGGCACCACCTACCAGGTCGGTGCCGTCGTCAGCTACGCCGGCGTCGGCTACCGGTGCCGACAGGCGCACACCGCGCTTACCGGTTGGGAACCGCCGAACGTACCGGCGCTGTGGCAACGGCTCTGA
- a CDS encoding pirin family protein, translated as MSATASESIRYDGTVVVGAQPESVLLPGHDVPLGRYTTVRRLLPQRPRRMVGAWCFVDHFGPDDVAGRPGMQIPPHPHTGMQTVTWLVDGEILHRDSLGSVQPIVPGQLNLMTAGHGIAHSEQSPPAHPPVMHGLQLWVALPEAARHGEPRFDHHAALPQVTADDARITVVVGEYAGVRSPAEMASPIVGAQIDIDPDAPVALTLRDDFEYALLAMSGMARVDGVELAPGGLLYLGKGRSAPTVTGADGAARLFLLGGEPFEEPLVMWWNFVARSHEELVAARDDWAAGRRFGTVTGCVDAPLPAPEMPITRIKARDRHGRTVG; from the coding sequence ATGAGTGCGACGGCGTCGGAGAGCATCCGGTACGACGGGACCGTGGTCGTCGGCGCGCAGCCGGAGAGTGTGCTGCTGCCCGGTCACGACGTGCCGTTGGGCCGCTACACGACGGTCCGCCGGCTGCTGCCGCAGCGGCCCCGGCGGATGGTCGGTGCCTGGTGCTTCGTCGACCACTTCGGGCCCGACGACGTTGCCGGGCGGCCCGGCATGCAGATCCCGCCGCACCCGCACACCGGGATGCAGACGGTGACCTGGCTCGTCGACGGGGAGATCCTGCACCGGGACAGCCTGGGCAGCGTGCAGCCGATCGTGCCGGGGCAGCTCAACCTGATGACCGCCGGGCACGGCATCGCCCACTCGGAGCAGTCGCCGCCCGCGCATCCGCCGGTCATGCACGGGCTGCAACTGTGGGTGGCGTTGCCCGAGGCCGCCCGGCACGGCGAACCCCGGTTCGACCACCATGCCGCGCTGCCGCAGGTCACCGCCGACGACGCGCGGATCACCGTCGTGGTCGGCGAGTACGCCGGTGTCCGGTCCCCGGCCGAGATGGCCAGCCCGATCGTCGGAGCACAGATCGACATCGACCCCGACGCGCCCGTCGCGCTGACGTTGCGCGACGATTTCGAGTACGCCCTGCTGGCGATGTCCGGCATGGCACGGGTCGACGGGGTGGAACTGGCCCCGGGCGGACTGCTCTACCTGGGCAAGGGTCGGTCGGCGCCGACGGTGACCGGCGCCGACGGCGCCGCCCGGCTGTTCCTGCTCGGCGGTGAGCCGTTCGAGGAGCCGCTCGTGATGTGGTGGAATTTCGTCGCCCGCAGCCACGAGGAGCTGGTGGCCGCCCGTGACGACTGGGCGGCCGGCCGGCGGTTCGGCACGGTGACGGGTTGCGTGGATGCCCCGCTGCCGGCGCCGGAGATGCCGATCACCCGCATCAAGGCCCGCGACCGGCACGGTCGCACGGTCGGCTGA